CATGGCCTATAATACAGTTTTGTAAGCCATACACATGAAATTGGGTTGTGAATTTCAAATATTAACTGCTAAAAATATGGTCACGGATACTCATAATACAGTGAAGCTGCGACTGAtcatttgcctattttctcacaattttgagtcaccaactagtctccaacggTAGCATCCTGTGAGATGCTGACTTAAACCATTAAACAGCTTGTTTGTGTTGAATCTTAACATCAAACTCTAGTCAAAACATAAGTGGAACGCGTGTGAGGGCAAGTGGGGATTTTCAGAAAGTTACATCTTGTGAGTATACGTTTGTTCCTGGATTTGTTTATGGTGATGCAGTAAAAGTGATTCACAAAGCTAACTTTGGTCCAGCTGCTGTCTGCGCCTGCTCTCATGAGCTCATCTGGTTTGCACAAGCCAAGCAACGCAACAGTAAACTCACACACCACAAATCTGGGTCACTGTCTGCTAAAAACATAaggaagagggggggaaaaaaggaaaactggtTTTGATCGCTGAACAGAATGAAAAAGTTTAATGTGTGTGAGAAGGtcttccaaacacacacagagtctaAGTCTCTAAGATGTAGGATCTGAGACAACAAGACGACATGCGTTCCTCCTGTCCCTCGCTGTGAGGGCGCACTGGGGACGGAGGGATGGAAAGCTCGGAGTGCGGGCGGGACACATGTCAACGGATCCTTCTGCTGTCCTGCCAAACTCTGGTTGGAGAATGACTAACAGACTCCCAGGAGGCAGCAGGAAAAAcagggtagaaaaaaaaagaaacagctctGATATTTGGCCCGGGGCTGTATTCAtaacatgagcacaaaggcttgTTTAAGCACCTTTTAATCTTCTCTGGcattcctgctgctgttttaatgtgtgCCTCTCAAAGATATCATCTCATACTTTTGTTAATTCacagaaagtttgtttgtttggtccCCAGAGGTCTTCTAAAGATACTCAGTGGGGTTTGAATAGAGACACCATTGATGAAGAGGGTCTTAATTCACTTACAGTGTACTCCGAATCTAGGATTTCcatcagctgaaaaagaaactgGTTTAGTGTAAGTATTATATTAAGCTACTGAATCTGAAAGAAGCATGatacaaagctttaaaatgaagcaCATACATGAGGGAAAAGGTTATATTAAAATTAGAACCCCAAATGTGGTGCAAATTTTaagtttctttaatattttaacatatcTAGAAATAAATTTGTTCCATCCATTAgatttaaaggtgaactgaaatcaattcttaaaaaattgacatttcaggAATGTTATtgagtcaaacacatccacataaccttccagggacccatttttctgacctaaaacttaaataaactgttttttgcatttaagtcaataatttccaaagtgggtgaCTNgggggggggggggggggagttgccttcctgggttcatgacgtgtACTGTGCCTGGGCTGGCCAGGAattgtattgacttccatttatttttgtagccTAACACTGACCTATTCACTGAACCTATCCATAACCAGTACCCAAACCataacctaaactcaattcataCATCTgccctaaacctaaccctaaccttaaTCCACTGTGTTAGGACCCACAAGGACTACCGGTCTGATAAAGTGcctaataaagaaacaaaaaccagatgcacacacacataaacaggcaaaaactCTAATATTCGCCTTTTGGCATCTTGCGATAATTATAATTATTGAACTAGATCTAAAATTTAGATGCTAAAGTTCAGCCCTTTTGTTCAAACAGTCAGcattttccttctgtttttgacTTCTTGACAGAACAGTAACCCAGCTGTGACAGATGTGGCTGTTATGCATTTTTTGAAACTGACACCACGCACTGCTTCGTGACTGAAGTGTCACTGACTCAGCAGAGTTGATGCAGCTGAGGTTATCGGCAGTCGTGTGACCACCGGATGGCTGTTGGGCTATCAACCATTGGCTGACCTCAGGTCAGCTGGCAGACTCCTTTCTGAGAGGCCTCAGGATTGTTTTTCTGTCCGTCTGCATCCGCCTGTCATTCCCATTTTTCCACATCTATTTTAACCTCCCCATCTCTTTCTCCACAGCTCCGAAGCAAAGGCAGACAGGAtcataaattttcttttttcatttttacaactAGAGCCATGATGACCCCATGGAGCAAGTTAAGGAAGCAAATCAgccagattttaaatttaaaaagacattaaaataaaacaccaaaaaaatatatgcattgaatacacagacatggacaaatttgtttgtattttgggtGACTAtactgttggaggacccatgatcTGTGATTGAGTCCAAGCTTACTGACACTAAGCAGCACATTTAGTTCCAGAATGCCTTGATTCTCCAGAAGCTTTCTGGCTTGCCTATACTCATTTTGACAAATTCCAGTCaggcttttttatgatttggtgtcctcccCGGTTGTCCTCtattaagtccactttggctTAAACAGCGATGGGCACTGCTGAACCTTGATCTTGAAGTTCAACTCTAATCTATTTGGAAGTTGTCCTGTTCTCTTTGGTCACGATTCATATTATTTAtctcttcaatttgtcatcaaTTTTCCTCTTTTGGCCACATCCACAGACGTTGTCTctagtcctgtggaccttaaacttctgaataatctgagcagctgtagtcagaggaacatcaggctgcttggagatggtcttatagtctttaccttaaatgtgctgctcaattattttctttctaagctcctgagacatctctttcctcagctttctgtgctccatgttcagtgtgttacacaccatgataccaaacagccctgtgactactcttcaccctttaaacagacagactgactgattccaggactgaagacaccagtgatgctgattacaggacacacctgagtTTAACACGTCCCTGTGGGCAGATTAGTTTCAATCTTTTTTAGGAGTGTCATCCTTTTTATCAAGGCCAGTTTTAATAGTTtgttatttcaaatattttttaaagcagaattttaaaaaaggtgattgattttcattagttgatttttagtatttttttcttttattaattttgtcagtttcatgTTATTTTAGTGACTTTTgtaggcttttcttttttttttttttgaaaagacacaaacacatttgtctACATCTGTATGTATTTGAACTTTTTGCCTTGATATAAAGCCTCCAATTTTCAGGAACCCATATTCAATCAAAACTttaagtgttttggttttttagtgtcatttatttatttgattatttgttttcaaagtctTCATTTTTGATTGGTCTTTTCTTACTGTGTCAAATTTGCTGTCTAGTATTTCAATTCAGGGATGAGCAATCAATTCTGGATTAGGCTGAACAGCATCCAGACAATCCAATCCTGCTCCTTTggtcaaattaaattaattaataataaaaaggtatttaaatttttaaaacatcatattttgaacaaaaattgaTTTTCACTgaataaaagaaaccaaaaagttgacactgaaataaaaacctgatttttttttacttagttGCTTCCATTAAAGCAGCTTCAGTGGCCTGATCAGAAATCCCCTGACGTAAAAAACACGGTGAAAAGAGAAGAGGCCCACTTCAAATGATCACATCTCTCCACAATTCAttagaccctcctcctcctcttaaATCTACACCAGCAGCCTCCTTTCCTCGTCTCTCTGCTCCTACTTTTTCTCATCCCTCTAacttgtttgcatgtttgtaaaCTCTGCAGAAATGACTGATCAAGTCGGAGCTGCTTGTATACCTGCAATGAAAACCCTTACTCTGTTTCTGTATCTCTGTTTTTTCTCCTAGGTGTGTCTGATGTGACGCCAGCAGGCTGGCTCAGAAAACATAACTTCAGTACAATGTAGACACTAAAAATCAGGCAGGAGAAAACTTCTGAAGACTGATTTGAGACGGGGAGAGGGAGCTCAAAGAGCTGTGTTCAGGTGAGACCGACAGGAGATAAGAAGTGCAGGAATTGCAGAGGGAAACTGTGAATCATTGACGTGAAGTCAGCAGTGTCTGCCTGTCCTTCCTCTGAAGGGTTCACTCACTGTCACACTTCCACTGGAGAAGGATCACGACCTCAGCTCCTCAACCTACCCACAATCCCCCTGACATCTGAGCGGAGTCGCACCGAGCCACCGCCAGCATGTGCCATGTTATTGTCACCTGCCGCTCCATGCTGTGGACCCTGCTGAGCATTGTGGCTGCGTTTGGGGAACTCATCGCCTTCATGAGCACTGATTGGCTGGTGGGATACCCCCGCACGCCCGATACTGTCTTCGATCCCCACGGGACCACCGCTGCTGGCGAAGCCTACAGACCAACTTTAGGCCTCTACGGCCGCTGTACAAAGTTGCCCCACATACAGCGGGGAATACATTGCGGACCCTACGCCTTTGAATTTACGGATATTGCCAGCGGGTTCTGGCAGGCAACCTCCATCTTCCTGGCTGCAGGAATCCTTCTGTTGTGTGCCGTGGCTTTTATCTCAGTCTTCACCATGTGTTTCCAAAGCATCATGAAGAAAAGCATCTTCAATGTGTGTGGACTGCTGCAAGGGATTGCAGGTGAGATTATTGTCCTATTGTGTCTGTGAATGGGcatgtatttgtctgttagcaaagtatctcatgacccactggacagatgttaataaaaactctcagaaagtaaccattggatatacatctacaactaattaacctttggagacaGCCTAAATTTATATGGCTGCCACAAAACACTGaccttgaaaacacaaaaaagcctttaattcagttaattttacagatattgagctaaaatttgatgtggtactTGCTAAGAGTCATTTACAATCCATTTAACACTCCAAGTGCTAATCGTTGTGTGATTTTTGCTCAAAATCTTAGCATttactttaggagtcaaccctttttgtctgttggcaaaatatctcatgaaccactagatgtattttaatgaaactttcaaaaagtaatcactgggcgTGTATTTGCAACTGGATAGCTCTTAGAATTAATCCAATtaaacatggccaccacagctaatcagaatTATCCAAAACTAAAAAGGTCATAGCTCGAGTAATTTGACAGACACTGAGACATAATTTGTTGGGGTAGTTGCTGAAAatttgttcacaacacatactctgaggttTTTATCTCATGATAATTGCATGAACTTgagcataacattattttcaaggtgtaacaaaatggctgtaacaccTCAGAAGTCTGGCACAAAAGGTGGTAGATGATATGTATTCTCTCAGGGAAGGCTAGGCCTTCAGTTTGGTTCAGAACAGAAGGACTTGCAGGCTGTTTGTGCTCTGATATTCAGAGAGCCGCCCCAGTCAGTCCAAACAGTATTGTTTCTGTTCATTCCTGTGGTGTCCACAGGTAAATCAACTGCTCCTCTCTCAGCTAAACATTTCATTACGAGCACCACAACTCCGTCCTGCAACACGATGTTTTATTCCTGCAGAGCTTTCAGTGAGCTGTTACCCAAACCTAAGATAGCAGTGATTCTGTCACCTAGAGCACCTAAATGTTTTCCCCATCAGCTGGAGcccatttaaaagaagaagtggTAGTGCGCATGTGTATCTGAGTTTGTGTATAAAGGGTGTGTGTCCTTTGTCTATAGTTCAGAGTCTGAGGCAGGAACTCTGGGAGGAGGCCATGAGATCATGACCATAGCTCTCTCCCCCCCCAGTGATTATGGCTGTCCTCCCCCACTGTTGTTTATCTGGTGCAAggccaaaaagaaaaggtggGAGGGTGGTGAAGGACATGCCAAGCTGTAAATCTGACACTTAGCAGCCACTGAAACCCGTTCAGCTGCTGGAAGATAAATAGCTTTTCTGAAGGACCCTTTACACaatgagctttaaaaaatgtgatatAAAAGTTTcttattgcccaccaccaaaaggcaaaatgcATGTGTACATTTTCCATGTTGTTAGTAAAATACCTCATTAACAAGCAgaagaattttaatgaagctttcagaaagtaaccatttaATGtcaacatctacaactgattatcatTCAGACTTAACTCAGTTGAAGGTGAATGCTACAGTTAAGATACCAGCATACATAAAATGGGTATAGTTAGTTTTAcagacctaaaatttggtgtgtttatGGCTGAGGATAATCCCTAacctgagtgctaactgattgcacGAGACCTGTTAGTTTTGACCTGTAACAGGTTTGTGTACATAGACAcctttgaataaaatgtaacattCGTACAACATTTGTATGAACAACGTGCAGTTGTTCAGACCTGTCAATAAATATCCATCTGAGATGATTCAACTGCAAGTGGACAGCTCTGATTGAGAGTGTTCACATCTGGCCATTTAATGCATGTCAGGTCCACTCTGTATGAAGACGTCAC
Above is a genomic segment from Kryptolebias marmoratus isolate JLee-2015 linkage group LG14, ASM164957v2, whole genome shotgun sequence containing:
- the LOC108250648 gene encoding LHFPL tetraspan subfamily member 2a protein; this encodes MCHVIVTCRSMLWTLLSIVAAFGELIAFMSTDWLVGYPRTPDTVFDPHGTTAAGEAYRPTLGLYGRCTKLPHIQRGIHCGPYAFEFTDIASGFWQATSIFLAAGILLLCAVAFISVFTMCFQSIMKKSIFNVCGLLQGIAGLFLILGLMLYPAGWGSDKVQLYCGPDAAPYRAGLCSMGWAFYTAMGGTMLTFICAVFSAQAEIATSSDKVQEEIEEGKSLICLL